DNA sequence from the Penicillium psychrofluorescens genome assembly, chromosome: 3 genome:
AGAGGAAGTGGCGAGACACTTCAACTCGTGGGCATCGTCCCAGGTGGACTCGACCGAGGTCGTGCGGGTGCTTCGATCCACCCAGGATGATTGGCCCGCCGATGCTCTGCCGCCCAGCTTGATCGCCTCCTGCGTGCCGGCCGACCCGGACCGTGATGAGCCCCCCGCGAACTTCGAGATGCCGATGCAGTGGCTAGGAAGTCCGACCGGGGGAGTTGTTCTCGAGGTGAGTGTTGTTTTTACATGTTGGGTCGATCATCCTCGCTAACGTTTCTCTCAGCTATCCTATAAGCCTTTGGACACGCCGCTGCTCCGACAGATGCGCCAGTTTCGCAGTGAGACCGGTCGACCTTGGGTCTTATCGGACGGGTTGGAGAATGTAATTGAACAGGGTATCGCACAGTTTGAGCTAATGACTGGACGAAAAGCTCCCCGAAGGCTCATGACCCGCGAAGTACTCCGAAATTATGAAGGTGAGGGAGGGTTTCGGTTTGACGAGAAGACGATCCAAGCTCGTCTGGATGGCGTTTATTCTATGTGATAGACTTGGGCATAAATAGTTAATCCAAAGGCGAAGAACGTTCCGATCCTCTAGTCCTACAGTTGTCCAAGTATGTCACCCCAATACGGCAAGGCGGTGGGGCCGGCAGATACCCGTGTCTTACCCAGATTTGTTGGTTCTTTTGTTTTCCCAGGATCCattattccttttctctcttcttctccttttcaGTCTCGTCAACATTATTTACATACCGAGATATATATTGCTCTCTTCTCTGCCCAGCTCATGCATTGCTTCGAATACCgccctccctcctcccccatGCCTGGCCTCTCGTCTGAGCAGACGGACCCCATTAGTTGGAGGAAACGCAAGAGAGACCATGAGGACGGAGTAACGCTGACTTGCTCGTAAGTGGCTTgttttgctgctgctcacatcttcttcttcgggctAACATGGCTTCTCTCATAGCACCTCCTTCGTGCCATTCTCCTACCGAGTCGATCTTCCAGACCACCCCAACGGCCGCCAATTGCCCCTGTCAAAACACCCCTACTCTTCGACTACAGAAGTAGGTGACCTTTCGTCATGTCGCCCTCGCTGTCTTCCACGCAAACGCCGGCATGTGCAGCCGCTCTCGATCCCACCATACCAGCAACCGTTCCAACAGGGACACCTCGATGATCTCTCTTATCCATCCCACTCGCCGAAACTGCTCTTTCCCAACGTCTACAGCACACCTACAGACCTATACTCTCCGCCGGTCTCCCCAAAGACCATTGTCCCAATCTCCTTCCCATCTGCATCGGCCTCGTCACTGCGCCCGTGCCACATCTGTTACCGCAAACCAACGACCCGGGGGGTCCTGGATGCGTATGCGGACTGCGATCTGTGCAGCCAGAGAGCCTGCTATATCTGTGTCCGGCAATGCGACTCGCCCGTCTGTACAGGTCAGGAAATGCACGATCCTAGTTTTGATGAAGGAAGTTCCCCAATTCAGCGGAAaatctgctccagctgcgccgtTGAAGGCCTGACGGAGGCTGGCGTAGAGATCGTGCGCTGTCTCGAGTGTTTTGGGCAGACCCCATGGTCCCAGAACCTGAATGGGGTGCGGCTTGTCAACATGAGTGGATAGACGCCTTCCGAATCCGTTTACAGACAACCTATGCGCCCATTCTCCGGGCATTTATATTCATGACGATAATGACCCTACGAAGCCGATCGATTTTGATGTTCTTTTGCGCAGCTTTTCCCGAGTCCGTTTGCTTGCATGGTCTTTATATTTGGTTTTATATCATCTACAGTTTTGTTTTGGGCATCGCATTGATACCTCTCATTCGTCTATCAGTTTTTTTCCTATGGTGATACCAGCACAGGCCACAATATACATAATGATCATTTTTCCGTTAATCTCTGGTGTTGGAATACCCTCAATGCAAGTGTATTTTTGATAGACGACATAATAAGAACAAGGATTGAAATGCCGAAGCCGAATATTACATCCTTCGGCTTTGGTCCCTCACCGTCCAAACCGCATCTGTGCGCCGGCAAAATGCCACAATCCGCGCATGAATCCTTGGTACTCAACCGCCTCCCCATAGCCAGTCGTACCATAACTGCGATCGCCGGTGCAATACATCTCCGTCAGCCGAATCTGCCAGGGGGGGTACCCATCCAGTTTCAAGAGATTCCCAAACACTAGGAGGAGATCCGGCTCGGGGTTGAAAGACAAGGCACTGCTCTGTGCCGAGTCGGGTTGTAATGGCTGAGTCGTGATCTCGCTAATCTCCGCATCAACCAGTTCCGGTGTGATATCCTGAGGTGACAGCTTGCCGTTCTGCGACATCTCGGCCAGGGTCTTGGTCAGGTCAACAAAGGTCTCGCGGCcgtcggtggaggagagaaggaggagcgTGAGGGATGCTTTGTCAGACTTGGGGCTTGGTGCACCGCCGTGAACCGGGTGGTGGGGTGCGAAGAGTTGGAGGCTTGGTTGCTGTGACGGCGAGCCGTAGTATGAGGCTAGTTTGGTGGTCATGATCTGGTGTAAGGCTGGTATACAGAATTTGAGGGCTCCTATTAGGCAGATTAGTCTCTGTTTGTGCTAGACAGCTCGGAGAGGATCGTACCGGTCTTTTCATAAACACTTAGTTGGGGAATGCCCGAGCAGGCACTCCAAgccgccagctcggccaccTCATCCATCAAGACAGCCAGCGCATCTTCCTCCGTGCGCAGGGTCAGGATGACACTCAGGTGCTGTGGGAGACGTTTCAGCCCGCGGACATCTTTGCGAATGAGCTCGGGggtgcggtggtggtggtagacgacggcgaagatgcgGTCCACGACGGCATGGTAGGCTTGGATTAATCGCACGACGacgccgaagatgatgtgtGTGAGAGCATAGGTGAGCTGGTGAAGCTGCGACTTGAGGAACGTGCGGATGGGCTTCTTGCGCGGCGTCTTCTGTCGCCGGGAGCCGTAGGAAGTGGAAGTCGACGCCCTGGCTTTGGAGTCTGAGAGCTCGGAGGGATCGGGTAGATATGGTCGGATCAGCTTTTCGCGGTCGGCGGCACTCAGCTTGGCCCCTCGCGACCGGATCTCATCGCGCAAGATCTGGCGTTCCCGTTGGGAGaccatggtggtggtggtttggTAGTGGTGGTGTGTCAAGTGGAAAAGTGGACGTGGCAGCGGAAACAAGTCGAATAGTGAACAGAGCCTAGGAAAGAACACGACAATAATAATACTCGTTAGATGGAAATGATATAATCCGAAAAAAACTATCAGTGAGTATCAGGATGCTCCTCGGTCCGATcaatcaaaaaaaaaaaaaggaaaagaaaaagaaaaaacatgACATGATTGTTATTCCGTCTCGTGCCAGATCTCTCCAGGCACGTAGAGGGAagagatatatatactttAAAGTTGCTTGCTATATACAAGGTCAGCACACCTCAGAATTGACTAACGAACGATCTAGATTTACAAGCATACAATGTATAAACCATAGACATCCCCCTATTTAACAGATCCTATGATCATACTTGTTGACCACGACTAGGCTGCCCACTGTGCGTGGTCGGACAATCCGTGGCAATACTCACtcaaccaaccaaccacccaTTCCAGCTTCCCCAGATTCCTCCTTCACCACACTCAACTCCCTCTGCCTCTGCCACTCTCTCCCACAACCTCAGGCAGCCGCACAATCCCACACCTGGCGCAGTGCCCCCATGAGGTCACTCCCTTCGCCATGATGCCCGACAATGCATCCATCGCGTCCTCCAACCCCTCCCGCAGCATCTTCCCCAAGGGCCCTAGCTTCACCCTCGAGGACTTCTCAAGTCGCGATTTCATCGTGAAAGAGTTTATCGAGGCGCTCTCGGACAGCGCCATCTCTGGTCGTCGCTCAGCAACTGGCACGGCCGCCTCTAACCAACCTTTCGATCCGAAGCCCCTCATCCGAACTTTCGAACATGCCCAACGGCGCCTGGGCGAGCTCTCAGGCGATCTGGAGATCCGCGAGAATGAATTGTCTGCCGCCGTACGCCGCGCAGAGGCGCAGCACTCGCAAAACCTCACCACCCTTGGCCGGAAGCTTCGGCAAACAATCGAGTCcttccagcagctcgacaCGTCGTTGAACGGCTCGGGAGGGGGACTCGAGAACGCAGGCGGCACCGGGAACATGGCTGTTGAAACCGGAAAGAGATTAGAGGAGCTCGACCGACAGCGACGGCGCGCCCTGGATGCGCACTTCCTGCTCGAATGCTGGGAAGGGGTCTGCAACCGGGGCGAGATTTCACTCCTGGAGAATCTACGGCGGTCTGGCACAGGGGAGGCCAAAGTACGATCGGCACACATTGCACGACAACTGCTAAGAATTAGCCAGCGGTTGGACCCGCAGAGCTGGCATGAAAATGCAGGCACAACCAATGGATATGCAGCCAACGACTCCTCATCGGAGGAACTGAACGCCGAAGGCAGCGCACCACGGCGGAATACGAGGGAGATAATTGAAAAGTTCTCCGAAACGCTTGAGAAAGACCTGCTGAAACAGTTTGATGATTTCTACCGCAAGGCCAACTTTGAGGGCATGAGAGACTGCGCAAACGTGCTGCAGGATTTCAACGGTGGCGCCAGCGTCATCGCCCTCTTCGTCAATCAACACCAGTTCTTCATTGACCGCAGTCAGCTGGTCACGGAGGAAGTGGGCGGCGACCCTGAATCATGGGAGAAACTGGCCGACCCAGACGCCGAGCTTCCCGGAGTCGAGTCCAGCTTGCAGTCCTTGATCGACGAAGTGAAGGTCGTGGTGCAAGAAGAGTCAGCCATCATCCGGCGGGCCTTCCCGTACTATGAACAAGTCCTCGGCAAGTTCTTGCAGCGAGTCTTCCAGCAGTCGATCCAGCAACGACTCGAAATGGT
Encoded proteins:
- a CDS encoding uncharacterized protein (ID:PFLUO_004200-T1.cds;~source:funannotate), with the translated sequence MVSQRERQILRDEIRSRGAKLSAADREKLIRPYLPDPSELSDSKARASTSTSYGSRRQKTPRKKPIRTFLKSQLHQLTYALTHIIFGVVVRLIQAYHAVVDRIFAVVYHHHRTPELIRKDVRGLKRLPQHLSVILTLRTEEDALAVLMDEVAELAAWSACSGIPQLSVYEKTGALKFCIPALHQIMTTKLASYYGSPSQQPSLQLFAPHHPVHGGAPSPKSDKASLTLLLLSSTDGRETFVDLTKTLAEMSQNGKLSPQDITPELVDAEISEITTQPLQPDSAQSSALSFNPEPDLLLVFGNLLKLDGYPPWQIRLTEMYCTGDRSYGTTGYGEAVEYQGFMRGLWHFAGAQMRFGR